The Budorcas taxicolor isolate Tak-1 chromosome 25, Takin1.1, whole genome shotgun sequence genome includes a region encoding these proteins:
- the DDX25 gene encoding ATP-dependent RNA helicase DDX25: protein MASLLWGGDAGAAESERLNGHVTATEPGRACGWEPEQHSLREMCWGGEGGAPVAFGVGCQFSNLIHSQKNLLGIKSATIPNVDGSVNRIEDDDEDDVVDLAANSLLNKLIRQSLVESSHRVEVLQKDPSSPLYSVKTFEELRLKEELLKGIYAMGFNRPSKIQEMALPMMLAYPPQNLIAQSQSGTGKTAAFVLAMLSRVNALKLFPQCLCLAPTYELALQTGRVVERMGKFCVDVQVMYAIRGNQIPRGTDVTKQIVIGTPGTVLDWCFKRKLIDLTRIRVFVLDEADVMIDTQGFADQSIRIQRALPSECQMLLFSATFEDSVWQFAERIIPDPNVIKLRKEELTLNNIRQYYVLCGNRKDKYQALCNIYGGITIGQAIIFCQTRRNAKWLTVEMMQDGHQVSLLSGELTVDQRASIIQRFRDGKEKVLITTNVCARGIDVKQVTIVVNFDLPVNQAEEPDYETYLHRIGRTGRFGKKGLAFNMIEVDKLPLLMKIQDHFNSSIKQLDPEDMDEIEKIEY, encoded by the exons ATGGCGTCGTTACTTTGGGGAGGCGACGCGGGGGCCGCGGAGAGCGAGCGGCTGAACGGCCACGTAACCGCCACCGAGCCGGGGAGGGCCTGCGGGTGGGAGCCAGAACAGCACTCCCTGAGGGAGATgtgctggggaggggaagggggagcccCGGTAGCGTTTGGAGTGGGGTGTCAG TTTTCAAACCTCATCCACTCCCAGAAGAACCTTCTGGGTATCAAGAGTGCTACCATCCCAAACGTAG ATGGTTCTGTTAATAGGATTGAAGACGATGATGAAGATGATGTAG TGGATTTGGCAGCTAATTCACTCTTAAACAAGTTAATCCGGCAGTCCTTAGTAGAATCCAGTCACCGGGTTGAAGTCTTACAAAAGGATCCCAGCTCTCCACTCTACTCAGTGAAAACATTTGAAGAGCTGCGGCT CAAGGAAGAGTTGCTAAAAGGGATCTATGCAATGGGATTTAATAGACCATCCAAAATTCAAGAGATGGCTCTTCCAATGATGCTGGCATATCC ACCCCAGAACCTCATAGCCCAGAGCCAGTCTGGAACAGGAAAGACAGCTGCTTTTGTCTTGGCAATGCTCAGCAGAGTTAATGCCTTGAAATTGTTTCCACAG TGCCTCTGCTTGGCTCCTACTTATGAACTGGCTCTGCAAACTGGCCGTGTGGTCGAACGGATGGGGAAATTCTGTGTGGATGTTCAAGTGATGTATGCCATTCGAGGAAATCAAA TTCCCAGAGGCACGGATGTCACCAAACAGATTGTAATTGGCACTCCTGGGACTGTCCTGGATTGGTGTTTCAAGCGAAAATTAATTGATTTGACTAGGATTCGTGTGTTTGTCCTGGATGAAGCTGATGTGATGATCGACACGCAGGGATTTGCAGACCAAAGCATTCGTATTCAAAG aGCTTTACCCTCCGAGTGCCAGATGCTCCTGTTTTCAGCGACCTTTGAAGACTCTGTGTGGCAGTTTGCCGAGCGAATCATTCCTGACCCCAATGTTATCAAGTTACGAAAAGAGGAGCTGACCCTGAACAACATCCGACAGTACTACGTGTTGTGCGGAAACAGGAAAGACAAGTACCAGGCTCTCTGCAACATTTACGGCGGCATCACCATAGGCCAGGCCATCATCTTCTGCCAG ACTCGTCGAAATGCCAAATGGTTGACTGTGGAGATGATGCAGGATGGCCACCAGGTGTCTCTGCTGAGCggagagctgactgtggatcagcgAGCTTCCATCATCCAGAGGTTTCGGGACGGGAAGGAGAAAGTCCTTATAACCACCAATGTCTGTGCtcgag GGATTGATGTGAAGCAGGTCACGATCGTCGTGAACTTTGACCTCCCTGTGAACCAAGCAGAGGAACCGGACTACGAGACCTACCTCCACCGCATCGGGCGCACGGGCCGCTTCGGGAAAAAAGGGCTTGCCTTCAACATGATCGAGGTGGATAAGCTGCCTCTACTGATGAAGATCCAGGACCACTTCA ACAGCAGTATTAAGCAACTCGACCCTGAAGACATGGATGAAATTGAAAAGATTGAATATTGA